From a region of the Myroides sp. JBRI-B21084 genome:
- a CDS encoding GNAT family N-acetyltransferase — translation MKTEIKLFNNLNVSELYAILNLRNQVFVVEQNCIYLDTDGNDTLAHHILIWNANELVAYARIFKPGLVYETSSIGRVVVNPAYRGKKIGHLLMQNATHAIKNLYKSNRITISAQSHLQKFYNAHGFKTISTPYLEDDIPHVKMIKE, via the coding sequence ATGAAAACTGAAATTAAATTATTTAATAATTTGAATGTAAGTGAATTATATGCTATTTTAAACTTACGCAATCAAGTTTTTGTTGTGGAACAAAACTGTATTTATTTAGATACCGATGGAAACGACACATTAGCACACCATATATTAATTTGGAATGCTAATGAACTTGTGGCTTATGCACGCATTTTTAAACCTGGATTAGTTTATGAAACCAGTAGTATTGGCAGGGTAGTAGTTAACCCAGCATATCGCGGTAAAAAAATTGGACATTTGCTAATGCAAAACGCTACCCATGCAATTAAAAACTTGTATAAAAGCAATCGCATAACCATATCGGCGCAATCACATTTACAAAAATTTTATAATGCGCATGGGTTTAAAACCATTTCTACTCCATATTTAGAAGATGATATTCCTCACGTAAAAATGATTAAAGAGTAA
- a CDS encoding DUF4837 family protein encodes MKSFLSILILSLIVGCSKNQQETVTSMQASFGNRNELVLVIDDSLWVGNLGDSIRAHFAQPIFEDVSSEPIFDLIQLDPNIFTQRAKKARNIVLFSVQTQHEFLLQKSVYATPQNFFFLRAKTKNDLLKLFKSKADSITSVFKAAELNEEMHKVVRTSTKDLSELKDFFGCTLKVPNAYHLQVKSEFPFLWYQKDLPSGNVNLILYEFPITEIENQKAPLEDHLLQARNYMGKKFLKTAKDSAYLTTNTFQNPKITTETILQMPAYKITGNWETVNDYLKGPFVCYAIKDEYYQRYLFIEGFVNNPLKNNRDQILEIEAIIKTINFNEN; translated from the coding sequence ATGAAAAGCTTTTTATCGATATTAATTTTAAGTTTAATTGTTGGATGCAGTAAAAATCAACAAGAAACAGTTACTTCTATGCAAGCATCTTTTGGGAACCGAAATGAATTGGTTTTAGTGATTGATGATAGTTTGTGGGTTGGTAATTTAGGCGATAGTATACGTGCACATTTTGCACAACCAATTTTTGAAGATGTATCTTCGGAACCAATTTTTGATTTGATTCAATTAGATCCAAATATTTTTACGCAACGTGCTAAAAAAGCTAGAAATATTGTTTTGTTTTCAGTACAAACTCAACACGAATTTTTATTACAAAAAAGCGTGTATGCAACACCACAAAACTTCTTTTTTTTAAGAGCCAAAACAAAAAACGATTTATTAAAATTGTTTAAATCTAAAGCCGATTCTATTACAAGTGTTTTTAAAGCAGCTGAATTAAACGAAGAAATGCACAAAGTTGTGCGCACTTCAACAAAAGATTTGTCAGAATTAAAAGATTTTTTTGGCTGTACCTTAAAAGTGCCAAACGCATATCATTTACAAGTGAAAAGCGAATTTCCGTTTTTATGGTATCAAAAAGATTTACCATCGGGAAATGTAAATTTAATTTTATACGAATTTCCTATCACTGAGATAGAAAACCAAAAAGCACCTTTAGAAGATCATCTTTTGCAAGCGCGTAATTATATGGGTAAAAAGTTTTTAAAAACAGCAAAAGATTCCGCTTATTTAACAACAAATACGTTTCAAAACCCCAAAATTACTACCGAAACAATTTTGCAAATGCCTGCTTATAAAATCACAGGTAATTGGGAAACGGTGAACGATTATTTAAAAGGGCCATTTGTGTGTTATGCAATAAAAGATGAGTATTACCAACGATATTTGTTTATAGAAGGTTTTGTTAATAACCCTTTAAAAAACAATCGCGACCAAATTTTAGAAATTGAAGCTATAATTAAAACCATTAATTTTAATGAAAACTGA
- a CDS encoding AAA family ATPase, protein MITEIKLKGVTSYKNEVIIPELKKLNFFFGNNGSGKSTIAKYLYNLSLNEDERFLNISNCNQNGYNPIENEILVYDENFIKRNFIDKDSLNGIFSLNEKNAIIDTIIEKEQNLIDKYKLYLKDKLTIERAKISKDISDKEKKLKEDCFKKRNPYNESFSKLSLKHSGNSANHLSEIRKLLKDNKEKNHSFNDLLNSYNLLYEKELKKINSNIDIVLYKKVRKLESKINNILQEVIIGNNDVDIADLINSLGIKKWVEEGTGYINLTLEKQKCPFCQNDTIDKEIIEKFNDYFDINYKNKINEIENLKNEYSDLILSVNENFNAVKNEINSTAINELIADFKDFIYDNEKTFRVKLEKSNEKKSLRSILEFKTNLKKIINDIKLNNSVFENIVTNKSKLDTEIWERLAFQSKSIIDDADLEISKLNNRIKACDRLKVYINDKIANSEKIIDENKENTVNTEIAKDNINTILRSSGLSGFEIAPKTTENNITQYYLKRENYNDSVFKTLSEGEKNFISFLYFYQLCILTDDESKKDKKKIIVIDDPVSSLDSQVLFLVTTLIRELVKKKGKSPNHNEFALPNIEQVYVLSHNIYFFKEVTFVQGSNNKLCNDLNYFQITKINQQSSVIKLHKNNINSDYNLLWKGLYTLKSSSNNDMNIVISNLMRRIIQSYLNFTRLDNIEWNIINDLPPEEPKRIIFSALISQINDDSHHTSPFEEMHYQKISNTTPELLFEVFEKIFDEIGKEHKEAIIKYVTA, encoded by the coding sequence ATGATTACAGAAATAAAACTTAAAGGAGTTACTAGTTACAAAAATGAGGTCATTATTCCAGAATTAAAAAAATTAAATTTTTTCTTTGGTAATAATGGTAGTGGTAAATCTACAATTGCAAAGTATTTGTACAATTTAAGTTTAAATGAAGATGAGAGATTTTTAAACATCTCTAATTGTAATCAGAATGGTTATAATCCAATAGAAAATGAAATTCTAGTTTATGATGAAAATTTTATTAAAAGGAATTTCATTGATAAAGATTCTCTTAATGGAATTTTTTCACTAAATGAAAAAAATGCAATTATTGATACAATTATTGAAAAAGAGCAGAATTTAATTGATAAATACAAGCTGTATTTAAAAGATAAACTTACTATTGAGAGAGCTAAAATTTCAAAAGACATTTCTGATAAAGAGAAAAAATTAAAAGAAGATTGTTTTAAAAAAAGAAATCCATACAATGAAAGTTTTTCAAAGTTAAGTTTAAAACATTCTGGAAATAGTGCTAATCATTTGAGTGAAATTAGAAAACTTCTAAAAGATAATAAAGAAAAGAATCATTCATTTAATGATTTGCTGAATAGTTATAATTTACTTTATGAAAAGGAATTAAAAAAAATAAATTCAAATATTGATATAGTTTTATACAAGAAAGTCAGAAAGCTAGAATCTAAGATAAATAATATTTTACAGGAAGTAATAATAGGAAACAATGATGTTGATATTGCAGATTTAATTAATTCATTAGGAATAAAAAAATGGGTTGAAGAGGGTACAGGATATATTAATCTAACTCTTGAAAAACAAAAATGCCCATTTTGTCAAAATGATACTATTGATAAAGAGATTATTGAAAAATTCAATGATTATTTTGACATAAATTATAAAAATAAAATCAATGAAATTGAAAATCTTAAAAATGAATATTCTGATTTAATTTTATCTGTAAATGAGAATTTTAATGCAGTTAAAAATGAGATAAATAGTACTGCTATTAATGAATTGATAGCTGATTTCAAAGATTTTATTTATGACAATGAAAAGACTTTTAGAGTAAAGTTAGAAAAATCTAATGAGAAAAAGTCTTTGCGCTCTATTCTTGAATTTAAAACCAATTTGAAAAAAATTATAAATGATATTAAACTAAATAATAGTGTTTTTGAGAATATAGTAACAAATAAATCTAAGCTAGATACTGAAATTTGGGAAAGATTAGCTTTTCAATCTAAAAGTATAATAGATGATGCAGATTTAGAAATTTCAAAATTAAATAATAGAATTAAAGCTTGTGATAGACTTAAAGTTTATATAAATGACAAAATAGCTAATTCGGAAAAAATCATAGATGAGAATAAAGAAAATACAGTAAATACAGAAATTGCAAAAGATAATATAAATACAATTCTTAGGAGTAGTGGTTTATCAGGTTTTGAAATTGCACCAAAAACTACAGAAAATAACATTACTCAATATTATTTAAAAAGAGAAAATTACAATGATTCTGTTTTCAAAACTTTAAGTGAAGGAGAAAAGAATTTTATTTCTTTTTTGTACTTCTATCAATTATGTATATTAACTGATGATGAGAGCAAAAAAGACAAAAAAAAGATTATTGTTATTGATGACCCTGTTTCAAGTTTAGACAGCCAAGTGCTTTTTTTGGTAACAACTTTAATTAGAGAATTAGTAAAGAAGAAAGGTAAAAGTCCCAACCATAATGAATTTGCATTACCTAATATTGAGCAAGTTTATGTGTTAAGTCATAACATATATTTTTTTAAGGAAGTTACTTTTGTACAAGGGAGTAATAATAAACTTTGTAATGACTTAAATTATTTTCAAATTACCAAGATTAATCAACAAAGCTCTGTAATTAAATTACATAAAAACAATATCAATAGTGATTATAATTTACTTTGGAAAGGTTTGTACACTCTTAAAAGTTCTTCTAATAATGACATGAACATTGTAATAAGTAATTTAATGAGACGTATTATTCAAAGCTATTTGAATTTTACTAGACTAGATAATATTGAATGGAATATTATAAATGATTTACCTCCTGAAGAGCCTAAGAGAATAATTTTTAGTGCATTAATTTCACAAATTAATGATGATAGTCATCATACCTCACCTTTTGAAGAAATGCATTATCAAAAAATATCAAATACAACTCCTGAATTATTATTTGAAGTTTTTGAGAAGATTTTTGATGAAATTGGCAAAGAACATAAAGAAGCAATTATTAAGTATGTGACAGCATAA
- a CDS encoding DEAD/DEAH box helicase, with translation MELKPYQQDVIKDLENYLSYLQQHTNPAKAFNEFWTDRVGAYNPLTQTGMKPYKDNILGAVHIAVKVPTAGGKTFIACNALYTINKFFNQGNAKAVVWLVPWSNLLQQTYNNLNNSSHPYREKINSLFSHKVEVYQKDQLLQGANFNPTSATEQLNIFVLNFSSLRIDKAKKEDRKIFQENGALEAFRDTIINKDLVLEDTDETALINVIRSLNPIVIVDESHNAESDLSVEMLKNLNPSLVLDLTATPKENSNIISFVSTLKLKQEHMVKLPVVVYNHHKKEEVINSALHLQRQLELLAKEEETITGKYIRPIILFQAQSNIKGKDNTTFQKIKEQLVKLRIPEEQIKIKVSGIDELKGINLMDRNCPVRYIITVNALKEGWDCPNAYILASLADKSSPVEVEQILGRVLRQPYVTKHNSPLLNMSFVLTASTRFNDTLDNIVKGLQDAGFSKEDYFAEELPEPKLTNEEILQQDLFENPVVTEVKSDDDFNINAIDFNPDEEVTLESYTNNITVIGHITEKAVLESKVFEEKVNSIEIDDNTTFFTEVMKQTPKRYVIDKQFESFTKTIVLPQFFLKTETDELAQNILFEELTESDYLLNKNSLLKGFNLLECDTKINFDEISAEIYSVDFDSSKGTATANKVSQRAKNILVDTILSKPKENQIKDVSKFIVSKLGDMTPISEHDLKRYVGRVFESLSNDQIRDIINNEFIYIQKIKNKINDLSSAYSKERFKILLDSNEVFVKENFSFSESINPINLSTAIGKSLYEREDTMNGFEQDMIMTIATMENIVFWHRNLTRGKGFFINGYYRDHYPDFIIYTQKGNIVLIETKGDHLDNDDSKDKNKLGKIWAEKSGEKYKYFMVFQTKNVEDCYTANTIIEVLKRL, from the coding sequence ATGGAGCTAAAGCCATACCAACAAGACGTAATAAAAGATTTAGAAAATTACCTTTCTTATCTACAACAACATACCAATCCAGCTAAAGCTTTTAATGAGTTTTGGACTGACAGAGTGGGTGCGTATAATCCACTTACTCAAACAGGAATGAAACCTTACAAAGACAATATTCTTGGAGCAGTACATATTGCTGTAAAAGTTCCAACTGCTGGTGGTAAAACTTTCATAGCTTGTAATGCCTTGTACACTATAAATAAATTTTTCAATCAAGGAAATGCAAAAGCTGTGGTTTGGCTTGTGCCTTGGAGTAATTTGCTACAACAAACTTATAATAATTTGAATAACTCAAGTCATCCTTACAGGGAAAAAATCAATAGTTTGTTTAGTCATAAAGTTGAAGTATATCAAAAAGACCAACTATTACAAGGAGCAAATTTTAATCCAACTTCTGCAACAGAGCAATTGAATATTTTTGTTTTGAATTTTAGTAGTTTACGAATTGATAAAGCTAAAAAAGAAGACAGAAAGATATTTCAAGAAAATGGTGCTTTAGAAGCTTTTAGAGACACTATTATAAACAAAGATTTAGTACTTGAAGATACAGATGAAACTGCTTTAATCAATGTTATAAGAAGTTTAAATCCTATTGTAATTGTAGATGAAAGCCACAATGCAGAAAGTGATTTGAGTGTGGAAATGCTTAAAAACTTAAACCCCTCTTTAGTTTTGGATTTAACAGCTACACCAAAGGAGAACAGTAATATTATCAGTTTTGTTAGTACTTTAAAATTAAAGCAAGAGCATATGGTAAAATTGCCTGTAGTAGTATATAATCATCACAAGAAAGAAGAAGTTATCAATAGTGCATTACATCTTCAAAGACAACTAGAATTATTAGCCAAAGAAGAAGAAACTATCACAGGAAAATATATTAGACCAATCATTTTATTTCAGGCTCAATCTAATATCAAAGGAAAGGATAATACAACTTTTCAAAAAATTAAAGAGCAATTAGTTAAGTTAAGAATACCAGAAGAACAAATCAAAATCAAAGTTAGTGGTATTGATGAGTTAAAAGGAATTAATCTAATGGATAGAAATTGTCCTGTTAGATATATAATAACTGTAAATGCACTTAAAGAGGGTTGGGATTGTCCTAATGCATACATATTAGCATCTTTAGCTGACAAATCTTCTCCTGTAGAAGTAGAACAAATTTTAGGTAGAGTTTTAAGACAGCCTTATGTAACCAAACATAATAGTCCTTTATTAAATATGTCATTTGTACTAACTGCATCTACTAGATTCAATGATACCTTAGACAATATTGTAAAAGGATTACAAGATGCTGGATTTTCTAAAGAAGATTATTTTGCAGAGGAATTACCAGAACCAAAATTAACTAATGAAGAAATTTTACAACAAGATTTGTTTGAAAATCCTGTTGTAACAGAAGTTAAATCTGATGATGATTTTAATATAAATGCTATTGACTTTAACCCTGATGAAGAGGTTACATTAGAAAGCTATACAAATAATATAACAGTTATAGGACATATTACTGAAAAAGCTGTATTAGAGAGTAAAGTTTTTGAAGAAAAAGTAAACAGCATAGAGATTGATGATAATACCACCTTTTTTACAGAAGTTATGAAGCAAACTCCAAAAAGATATGTAATAGATAAACAATTTGAATCTTTTACAAAAACTATTGTATTACCTCAATTTTTCTTAAAGACTGAAACAGATGAATTAGCTCAAAATATTTTATTTGAAGAACTTACAGAAAGTGATTATTTACTAAACAAAAATAGTTTACTCAAAGGTTTCAACTTGCTAGAGTGTGATACTAAAATTAATTTTGATGAAATTTCAGCTGAGATTTATTCTGTAGATTTTGATAGTAGCAAAGGAACTGCAACAGCTAATAAAGTTTCACAAAGAGCAAAAAATATATTGGTAGATACTATTTTGTCTAAACCAAAAGAAAACCAGATTAAAGATGTAAGTAAATTTATTGTAAGCAAATTAGGTGATATGACACCTATATCAGAGCATGACTTAAAGCGTTATGTAGGTAGAGTATTTGAAAGTTTATCAAATGACCAAATTAGAGATATCATCAATAATGAATTTATCTATATTCAGAAAATTAAAAACAAAATCAATGACTTAAGTTCTGCATATTCAAAAGAAAGATTTAAGATATTACTTGATTCTAATGAGGTTTTTGTAAAAGAGAATTTTTCATTTAGTGAAAGTATTAACCCTATCAACTTGAGTACTGCAATTGGGAAATCATTATATGAACGTGAAGATACTATGAATGGATTTGAACAAGATATGATTATGACCATTGCAACAATGGAAAACATAGTATTTTGGCACAGAAACTTAACACGTGGTAAAGGCTTTTTTATTAATGGATATTATAGAGACCACTACCCTGACTTTATCATTTACACTCAAAAAGGGAACATTGTTTTAATAGAAACTAAGGGAGACCATTTGGATAATGATGATAGTAAGGATAAAAATAAATTAGGCAAAATTTGGGCTGAAAAATCAGGAGAGAAATACAAGTATTTTATGGTTTTTCAAACTAAAAATGTAGAAGATTGCTATACAGCAAATACAATAATTGAAGTTTTAAAGAGGTTGTAG
- a CDS encoding phosphoglycerate kinase: MKTINDFNFNNKKAIIRVDFNVPLNEQFQVTDDNRIVAAKPTINKIVNDGGIAILMSHLGRPKNGPEDKFSLKHIASKVEEVIGKKVTFVNDCVGDEVEKIVSNAQAGDIILLENLRFYKEEEAGDENFAEQLSKLGDVYVNDAFGTAHRAHASTTIVAKFFPNNKCFGFLLAKEIESIDKVLNSTDKPVTAVLGGSKVSSKITIIENILDKVDHMIIGGGMMFTFIKAQGGEVGNSIVEDDKMELALEILEKAKAKNVQIHIPVDVVAADAFSNDANTQVVNANEIPAGWKGLDVGPKTLEMFNKVIMNSKIILWNGPLGVFEMEKFASGTITLGNFIADATDAGTFSLVGGGDSVAAVKQFGLESKMSYVSTGGGAMLEMLEGQTLPGIAAILNA; the protein is encoded by the coding sequence ATGAAAACAATTAACGATTTTAACTTCAACAACAAAAAAGCCATAATAAGAGTAGATTTTAATGTGCCTTTAAACGAACAGTTTCAGGTTACTGATGACAATCGAATTGTAGCTGCAAAACCTACTATAAACAAAATTGTAAATGACGGCGGTATTGCAATATTGATGTCTCACTTAGGTCGCCCTAAAAATGGTCCTGAAGATAAGTTTTCGTTAAAACATATCGCATCAAAAGTAGAAGAAGTTATAGGTAAAAAAGTAACTTTTGTAAACGATTGTGTTGGAGATGAAGTAGAAAAAATTGTTTCAAATGCCCAAGCAGGCGATATTATTTTATTAGAAAATTTACGTTTTTATAAAGAAGAAGAAGCAGGCGATGAAAATTTTGCTGAACAATTATCTAAATTAGGTGATGTATATGTAAATGATGCATTTGGAACAGCACACCGCGCACATGCATCAACAACTATCGTTGCAAAATTTTTTCCTAATAATAAATGTTTTGGCTTTTTGTTAGCAAAAGAAATTGAAAGTATTGATAAAGTTTTAAATTCTACAGATAAACCAGTAACTGCAGTTTTAGGAGGTTCAAAAGTTTCATCGAAAATAACAATTATCGAAAATATTTTAGATAAAGTTGATCACATGATTATTGGTGGTGGAATGATGTTTACATTTATAAAAGCACAAGGGGGCGAAGTTGGAAACTCTATTGTTGAAGACGACAAAATGGAATTGGCTTTAGAAATTTTAGAAAAAGCTAAAGCTAAAAACGTACAAATTCATATACCTGTTGATGTAGTTGCTGCAGATGCTTTTTCAAACGATGCCAATACGCAAGTTGTAAACGCAAATGAAATACCTGCTGGTTGGAAAGGATTGGACGTTGGACCTAAAACATTAGAAATGTTTAATAAGGTAATAATGAATTCTAAAATTATTTTGTGGAATGGACCGTTAGGTGTTTTTGAAATGGAAAAATTTGCTTCGGGAACCATTACATTAGGGAATTTTATTGCTGATGCAACCGATGCTGGAACTTTTTCGTTAGTAGGTGGTGGCGATTCTGTTGCGGCAGTAAAACAGTTTGGTTTAGAAAGTAAAATGAGTTACGTATCAACAGGAGGTGGTGCTATGCTTGAAATGCTTGAGGGACAAACTTTACCAGGTATCGCTGCTATTTTAAATGCATAA